Proteins encoded together in one Bombyx mori chromosome 24, ASM3026992v2 window:
- the LOC101739009 gene encoding uncharacterized protein LOC101739009 yields the protein MSLNPLNELKRHLDNSATPLPKRICLAKNLIQSHHFPSAPKERVVGTWLHTLTVKNELPRDELRNVLEWVNVSDHLTSEMKSILIQILSQYIQSNPIGNNDIPFILQFLGNTRITPQLNQHIDEYLKISITVLLCLKHEEQLNVTFVKQLISNIIKYYKECKKKLEFIIKFISEDHLETLFSFLGTECSSDIIELCQNVMFPITRKSCYISYLQTLIRKDNINELMLEKGDNIQSVLKIMSALFDVTKGEKDHKFIRDFIEIFISCFHSESQVVFAFCIMIVNFLGMPQDFIKPAMSLEIVKFEGNAEKIRRNLFLNILEILLLNEVDISIRLTDTFGEKISKVEIKKNFMSFLQAVMMGQLKLDGKPDKATMNIIKTALKLDPTLIEQKLTVILPPIMTAKKHNAYKCYVDMLSCLMEMLFKLSRGIPFLSQILPYIKNNLEDSNTEQFELKQSVTACLENGTDCENLMKKIINGNDIFPEECVESYGKYTSELMFRQNKEVLELLQKDFEEHCLMMLEEGFVSPSIITIAEVLAAILSSFLRYNKMADHTVPFQISEDFWNAFDKFERECLKRFGECTLKLSYNPPLVLSFLKLCVSFAQLKLLNIKYSNYKLKIETSTSETFDMSSILPCLNSAQWIDLMSKIKDEETIVLNELLTVKSMALELLDNKEDTVPIKSYLVSEFARKIDNVLNDETVLQVLCYDLTKSQYKQIAKTLIKRYSNNSDAKLFNDVTISNNRVLLNYLTLETVKQIAKCFDNADSLSKAISKIDFTKSFCKKIDMKEYFLNITIPTENFDTIKNYIELLKNLQVPYLDENYQLAVIFVLLATKRNAGKKLRRNTDCLIQSIFEMGFQPPDLYKIFPVDFVFSFEDGIMIDLLTLTNKTSNNLLVIKNVLASSVKRVKANNEIVKKLVELIINKENKALNSIEGFREPAFQISCIILPLIAKQKKALTTSAHRSILADLQDKLHRELLKAFKNIDFVNGSFVKNISGNTENSMVESNAATLNAMAAYTLTLSKYCEATKPDEANEMECVLKGLEFFVETSIRTIEEATSESQQIESSLGLLNVMLRHIKKLDTHEMFKEKDKLFSGIWRSLKTRLSIVFSGKASASCLDDGLATLRSVCESMSVECFVANVAEELMNLSLLKKPAIMLKDKSNGDLTSHKVSRYIWAQCLKANIVGPKCAALTKVIARSCKSLRFWLRQHYEWDSVASKKRKKIDLYDERNVKIVRIEDKICEIIKINMDNLSEVILSAKKMSLDYKFLDSVFSLIHIVNAIICPNSTEIKYEITWRSYFGLFEGCLTILNNMLLSREEMLEDRWPNYMQCYRALILCVCLRTTSETEPDRDVEERLAQTAHDIEMLTQSITKRKRQVSRVAAYAVGDLCALLERGAPARPVRLHAETCVALLTRAADCPHAAPFLRRALAGSPGHLTAANLYTMYKRYYKYVGNS from the exons ATGTCATTAAATCCATTAAACG AATTAAAACGTCACCTGGACAACAGTGCAACCCCATTACCCAAACGAATTTGCTTAGCCAAAAATCTGATTCAATCCCATCACTTCCCGTCAGCGCCGAAAGAAAGAGTTGTAGGAACTTGGCTACATACCTTAACAGTTAAAAATGAACTACCGAGAGATGAGCTACGTAACGTTTTAGAATGGGTCAATGTTTCTGATCATTTGACAAGTGAAATGAAGAGTATTTTAATACAG ATTCTCTCACAATACATACAAAGTAATCCGATTGGAAACAATGACATACCCTTCATCCTGCAATTCTTAGGGAACACAAGAATTACTCCACAGTTAAATCAACACAttgatgaatatttaaaaatatcaattaccGTGCTGCTATGTTTGAAACATGAGGAACAATTAAATGTTACATTCGTAAAACAATtaataagtaatataataaaatattacaaggaatgcaaaaaaaaattagaatttatcATAAAATTTATATCGGAAGATCATTTGGAGACCCTCTTCAGTTTCCTAGGTACGGAATGCTCTAGCGACATTATTGAACTGTGCCAGAACGTAATGTTTCCAATTACTAGAAAATCATGCTACATCAGCTACTTACAAACTTTGATCAGAAAGGACAACATCAATGAATTAATGCTGGAAAAAGGTGATAATattcaatctgtattgaaaatTATGAGTGCTTTATTTGATGTTACTAAAGGTGAGAAAGATCATAAGTTCATAAGGGACTTTATTGAAATTTTCATCAGCTGCTTTCATAGTGAGAGCCAAGTTGTGTTTGCTTTTTGCATTATGATAGTAAATTTCTTGGGTATGCCTCAAGATTTCATAAAACCAGCTATGAGTTTGGAAATAGTAAAATTTGAAGGGAACGCTGAAAAGATCAGAAGAAACCTCTTCTTGAACATCTTGGAGATATTACTACTAAACGAAGTAGACATAAGTATTCGTTTGACTGACACATTCGGTGAAAAAATTAGCAAAGTTGAAATTAAGAAGAACTTCATGTCTTTCCTTCAAGCGGTTATGATGGGGCAGTTGAAATTAGATGGTAAACCAGATAAAGCAACCATGAATATAATAAAGACTGCCTTAAAATTGGATCCCACGTTGATTGAGCAAAAGCTGACTGTAATTTTACCACCGATCATGACAGCTAAAAAACATAATGCTTACAAATGTTACGTTGATATGTTGAGTTGCTTAATGGAGATGCTTTTTAAATTGAGCCGTGGCATACCGTTTTTGAGTCAAATCCTACCGTATATCAAAAATAATTTGGAGGATAGCAACACTGAACAATTTGAGTTAAAACAAAGCGTCACAGCCTGCTTAGAAAATGGAACAGATTGTgagaatctaatgaagaaaattATAAACGGAAACGATATTTTTCCCGAGGAGTGTGTTGAAAGTTATGGGAAATACACTTCAGAGCTGATGTTCAGACAAAATAAGGAAGTCTTGGAGCTACTGCAAAAAGATTTTGAAGAACATTGTCTAATGATGCTCGAAGAAGGATTTGTTA GTCCATCAATAATAACAATAGCGGAAGTTTTGGCTGCCATCTTGTCTTCGTTTTTGCGATACAACAAAATGGCGGATCACACAGTTCCGTTTCAAATATCGGAAGACTTTTGGAACGCTTTCGATAAATTTGAGAGGGAATGCTTGAAGCGATTCGGTGAATGCACATTGAAGCTAAGTTAT AATCCACCATTAGTGTTATCATTTCTGAAGCTGTGCGTGAGCTTTGCGCAATTAAAACTTCTTAATATCAAATACAGTAATTACAAGCTGAAAATCGAAACCTCGACCAGTGAGACGTTCGATATGAGTTCGATTTTGCCCTGTCTCAATAGCGCGCAATGGATAGATTTAATGTCGAAAATCAAAGATGAAGAAACCATTGTTTtg AATGAGCTGCTAACAGTGAAATCAATGGCATTAGAATTGTTAGACAATAAAGAAGATACGGTACCAATCAAAAGTTATCTCGTCAGTGAGTTCGCACGTAAAATCGATAATGTGTTAAATGATGAAACCGTATTGCAAGTTCTTTGTTACGATCTAACAAAGTCCCAGTACAAGCAGATAGCTAAGACCCTAATCAAACGCTACTCTAACAACAGCGATGCAAAGCTATTCAATGACGTCACCATTTCAAACAACAGGGTTCTATTAAACTATTTAACACTAGAAACGGTGAAACAGATAGCGAAATGTTTCGATAACGCCGACTCGTTATCTAAAGCTATTAGCAAAATCGATTTCACGAAAtcgttttgtaaaaaaatcgatatgAAGGAATACTTTTTGAACATCACAATACCGACGGAAAACTTTGATACCATAAAAAACTATATAGAATTGTTGAAAAATTTGCAAGTCCCGTATTTGGATGAGAACTACCAGTTGGcggttatttttgttttactggCAACAAAAAGGAATGCTGGGAAAAAATTGAGACGCAACACGGATTGTCTGATTCAGAGCATCTTCGAAATGGGCTTTCAACCACCAGATCTATACAAAATATTTCCAGTTGACTTTGTCTTCTCATTTGAAGACGGAATCATGATCGATTTATTAACACTAACAAATAAAACATCGAACAAtcttttagtaataaaaaacgtACTAGCGTCTTCCGTTAAGAGAGTCAAGGCTAACAACGAAATAGTTAAGAAATTAGTagaactaataataaataaggaaaataaagctTTGAACAGTATTGAGGGCTTCAGAGAGCCGGCTTTTCAAATAAGCTGCATTATATTGCCTTTGATCGCGAAACAGAAAAAAGCGTTGACAACGAGTGCCCACAGATCCATATTGGCCGATTTACAAGACAAATTGCATAGGGAACTTTTAAAAGCTTTCAAGAATATAGATTTCGTGAATGGTAGTttcgtaaaaaatatttctggCAACACCGAAAATAGTATGGTAGAAAGTAATGCGGCAACACTGAATGCAATGGCGGCTTACACGTTGACTCTCTCGAAATATTGTGAAGCCACGAAACCGGATGAAGCTAATGAAATGGAATGTGTCTTAAAGGGActcgaattttttgttgaaacTTCT ATTCGCACTATAGAAGAAGCGACATCCGAATCTCAACAGATCGAATCCTCTCTTGGCCTATTGAACGTAATGCTAAGGCACATCAAGAAACTCGATACTCACGAAATGTTCAAAGAAAAAGACAAATTGTTCTCGGGAATATGGCGCAGCCTCAAAACTAGGCTCTCGATAGTATTCTCCGGGAAAGCGAGCGCTAGTTGCCTGGACGACGGGTTGGCAACACTGAGGTCCGTGTGTGAGTCGATGTCGGTCGAGTGCTTCGTCGCCAACGTCGCCGAGGAACTGATGAACTTGTCGCTTCTGAAG AAACCGGCGATTATGCTTAAAGACAAATCAAACGGTGACTTGACTTCACATAAAGTATCCCGATACATTTGGGCGCAGTGCTTAAAGGCCAACATAGTCGGTCCGAAATGTGCCGCCTTAACGAAGGTAATAGCTCGCTCGTGCAAGAGCCTGAGGTTCTGGTTGCGGCAACACTACGAGTGGGACAGTGTTGCCAGTAAGAAGAGAAAGAAAATCGATTTGTACGATGAGCGGAACGTGAAAATCGTTAGGATCGAAGATAAGATCTGCGAgataatcaaaattaatatgGACAATTTATCTGAAGTTATTCTGTCGGCCAAGAAG ATGTCATTGGACTACAAGTTTCTGGACAGCGTTTTCTCGTTAATCCACATCGTCAACGCGATTATATGCCCCAATAGCACGGAGATAAAGTACGAAATAACTTGGCGTTCATACTTCGGGCTGTTCGAAGGATGCCTGACGATTCTTAATAATATGCTGCTGTCGAGAGAAGAAATGTTAGAGGACAG atggCCAAATTATATGCAGTGCTACAGAGCTTTAATATTGTGTGTCTGTTTGCGTACCACGTCAGAGACCGAACCAGACCGGGACGTCGAGGAGAGACTTGCCCAGACCGCTCACGATATTGAAAT GTTAACGCAATCGATAACGAAACGGAAGAGGCAGGTGTCGCGCGTGGCGGCGTACGCGGTGGGTGACTTGTGCGCGCTGCTGGAGCGCGGGGCGCCGGCGCGGCCCGTGCGCCTGCACGCCGAGACCTGCGTGGCGCTCCTCACGCGCGCCGCAGACTGCCCGCACGCCGCGCCCTTCCTGCGCCGCGCGTTGGCCGGCTCGCCCGGACACCTCACCGCCGCCAACCTGTACACCATGTACAAGAGATACTATAAATATGTCGGCAATTCATAG